The following coding sequences lie in one Acidimicrobiales bacterium genomic window:
- a CDS encoding MFS transporter, whose amino-acid sequence MTDPRPVPTAEGRRAVGLDDSVGASRRRRTAPRQVAFWLVAYVFAATMLGTTLPTPLYVIYQSQWHFSSGIVTIIFATYAAGVLAALLLAGRSSDQVGRRRVLFTALALSAVSTVVFILAPSLPWLFVGRVLSGLSAGLVTGTATAALTELIASSSSRRASRVATAANMGGLGLGPLVAGLFAQFGPNPTVLVFEVYLVMLAVAAVALAVVPETVRHRQPLTLRFSGLGIPTIGRREFIAAGVAGFAAFSLLGLFTSLAPTFLGGILHEHSRAVSGAVVFLIFGAATVTQLLVAGFPSRPVVLSGLGLFLVGLALIVGALSQASMALFIVGTVVGGVAVGAVFIGSLSTANRLAPAEIRGRVVSTYFVFAYVGLTIPVVGVGIASEHVGDFRAVLVCSIVLAALSAFSAVGIRRTDVDRLPEGQRG is encoded by the coding sequence ATGACCGATCCCCGTCCTGTACCTACGGCTGAGGGCCGGCGCGCCGTCGGCCTCGACGACTCGGTCGGGGCCAGCCGCCGGCGGCGCACGGCGCCCCGTCAGGTGGCGTTCTGGCTCGTCGCCTATGTGTTCGCGGCGACCATGCTCGGCACCACGCTGCCGACTCCCCTCTACGTCATCTACCAGAGCCAGTGGCATTTCTCGTCGGGGATCGTCACGATCATCTTCGCGACCTACGCCGCCGGCGTCCTTGCCGCGCTCCTTCTGGCCGGACGATCCTCGGACCAGGTCGGGCGGCGGCGGGTGCTGTTCACCGCCCTCGCCCTGAGCGCCGTGAGCACGGTCGTGTTCATCCTGGCCCCGAGCCTGCCCTGGCTCTTCGTCGGCCGCGTCCTGTCGGGGCTGTCTGCCGGCCTGGTGACGGGGACGGCCACGGCCGCCCTCACCGAGCTGATCGCCTCCTCGTCCTCACGCCGGGCATCGCGCGTGGCCACGGCGGCCAACATGGGAGGGCTCGGGCTCGGTCCGCTCGTCGCCGGGCTTTTCGCCCAGTTCGGTCCCAACCCGACGGTGCTCGTGTTCGAGGTCTACCTGGTCATGCTGGCGGTGGCCGCGGTCGCGCTGGCAGTCGTACCCGAGACGGTGCGCCATCGGCAGCCCCTGACGCTTCGCTTCAGCGGCCTCGGGATCCCGACGATCGGTCGACGAGAGTTCATTGCCGCCGGGGTGGCGGGCTTCGCCGCCTTCTCACTCCTCGGTCTGTTCACCTCGTTGGCCCCGACGTTTCTTGGCGGCATACTGCACGAGCACAGCCGGGCGGTCAGTGGCGCGGTCGTGTTCCTGATCTTCGGGGCTGCGACGGTCACTCAGCTCCTGGTCGCTGGCTTTCCGAGCCGGCCCGTCGTCCTGTCGGGGCTCGGCTTGTTCCTCGTGGGGCTGGCGTTGATCGTGGGCGCACTGTCACAGGCGTCGATGGCCCTGTTCATCGTCGGGACCGTCGTCGGCGGTGTCGCTGTCGGCGCCGTGTTCATCGGGAGCCTGTCGACGGCGAACCGCCTGGCGCCGGCCGAGATCCGAGGGCGGGTCGTGTCCACATACTTCGTGTTCGCGTACGTGGGTCTGACCATCCCGGTGGTTGGTGTCGGCATCGCGTCGGAGCACGTCGGAGACTTTCGCGCCGTGCTCGTCTGCTCGATCGTCCTCGCCGCGCTGAGCGCATTCTCAGCGGTGGGCATCCGCAGGACGGACGTCGACCGACTTCCCGAGGGTCAGAGAGGCTGA
- a CDS encoding PIG-L family deacetylase: MAFEEPTWGLVEPGELARIAVVSPHFDDGVLGAAHLLSTYAGSAVVTVFGGWPPAYPSEPTSWDAAGGFQAGDDVVAARRREDDAALTLLEARPVRMAFSDHQYLSPAEQPSPEQVAPALEEVLLGLAPTAVFLPMGLANPDHVVAHEAGLRVRDGHPELAWFCYEDHGYKHLPGLLAWRVAKLFRSGLWPTPAVVPVEPDMGRKRQAIACYRSQVVPLERDHALSERLGANVPEQFWRLAPPPRGWEALADLI, encoded by the coding sequence GTGGCCTTCGAGGAGCCCACCTGGGGCCTGGTCGAACCGGGCGAGCTGGCCCGGATCGCCGTGGTGTCGCCCCACTTCGACGACGGCGTCCTCGGCGCCGCGCACCTGCTGTCGACCTATGCGGGATCGGCCGTCGTCACCGTGTTCGGTGGGTGGCCACCCGCCTACCCCTCGGAGCCGACTTCGTGGGACGCCGCCGGCGGGTTCCAGGCGGGCGACGACGTCGTCGCCGCTCGACGCCGAGAAGACGACGCCGCCTTGACGCTGCTCGAGGCCAGACCGGTCCGCATGGCGTTCTCCGATCATCAGTACCTCTCCCCCGCCGAGCAGCCTTCGCCCGAGCAGGTTGCGCCCGCCCTGGAGGAGGTGCTGCTCGGGCTCGCTCCCACCGCGGTCTTCCTGCCCATGGGCCTGGCGAACCCCGATCACGTGGTCGCCCACGAGGCCGGACTGAGGGTACGCGACGGCCACCCGGAGCTCGCCTGGTTCTGCTACGAGGACCACGGCTACAAGCACCTTCCTGGGCTGCTGGCATGGCGGGTGGCCAAGCTCTTCCGGTCGGGGCTGTGGCCGACGCCAGCCGTCGTGCCCGTGGAGCCCGACATGGGGCGCAAGCGTCAGGCGATCGCCTGCTACCGGAGCCAGGTGGTGCCGCTCGAACGCGACCACGCTCTGTCCGAGCGCCTCGGCGCCAACGTGCCCGAGCAGTTCTGGCGGCTGGCCCCACCCCCGCGAGGATGGGAAGCCCTCGCCGACCTCATCTGA